The genomic stretch TTGGCAGGCGGAGCTGATCCGAGAGGACATCCAGGGGGCTCTGCACAATTACCGCTCGGGCCGCGGGGAACGCAGGGCGGCGGCGCTCAGGTGAGAGGCAAGAAGTTGGCAGGGTCTCTGGGAAGCCGGTTTCCCCTCCTCGTGCCTCAGTCTACAACACCAGCCTGGAACAGAACAAGAGTTTTGCATGGAGTCAAGCACACCCTAGTCGAGTCTTGTCTGTACCTCCCAGACGAGCTGACCCCTTCTCCAGAACTCTGCTTCTTTTCTCTGTTCCCTGTCCAGGCCCTCAGTTTCACTCTAGAGAGGTGCTATCCCTCCCTATATCGGATTTCTCCCTACCTCGTTGAACTTGTTCATTCCCTTTGAGCCttttgagcctgtgtgtctcGTTCTGCGCCCTGGATTTCCCCCTCCCTGGACCCCTCAGTGGACCCAGCCTTGGTGTCCCCGTCGCCCTCCGCAGGGCCACGCAGGAGGAGTTGCAGCGCGACCGCTCGCCCGCCGCTGAGACCCCGCCCCTGCAGCGCCGCCCGTCAGTCCGCGCAGTGATCAGCACCGTAGAGCGGGGCGCGGGCCGCGGACGACCCCAGGCGAAGCCCATTCCCGAGGCAGAGGAGGCGCAGAGGCCTGAGCCGGTGGGGACCTCGAGCAACGCTGACTCGGCCTCCCCGGACCTGGGTCCCCGGGGTCCTGACCTGGCGGTTCTGCAGGCGGAGCGAGAAGTGGTGAGCCGCGAAGGAAGGGGTCTGGGGGCGGGGCCAGGCGACTGGAGGCGGGGCTAGGGCGTGGAAGGGCGGGGCCGGCTGCGGGACGGGCGTTCTCTGTCTGGTCAGACTTGTGCGTTATAGAAGAGGGGCTGGGTCGGGGGCGGGGCTTGGTTGTGGGGCGTGGCCAGGTGTTTGGGGCGTGGCCTGATCTGGGGAAGTGTATAGGTGCTCAGGTTCAGGGCTTCGACGGGGATGGTTTTGGAACTCGGGAGCCCTGAGCTTCCCCCTCCTCTGTCCCCTAGGACATCCTGAACCACGTGTTCGACGACGTAGAGAGCTTTGTATCGAGGCTGCAGAAGTCGGCGGAGGCGGCCAGGGTGCTGGAGCACAGGGAACGCGGCCGCAGGACCCGGCGCCGGGCGGCTGGGGGTAAGGGGCATCCTCGCGTGGCATCTGAACCCCCTCCCGATCTCTTCCAAATGTCCCCGCTCTCCCCAGGCTCTCCCCTCCCGCCACTTGCCAGGGCTGACCTCACCACCATCTTAACCGGGTGTCcacctctctctgcctgtctggtGCTGGCCCCGCGTCCCCATCGCCGCGCCCGTCTGCTCCCCTCAGAGGGCCTGCTGACGCTGCGGGCCAAGCCGCCCTCGGAGGCCGAGTACACCGACGTGCTGCAGAAGATCAAGTACGCCTTCAGCCTGCTGGTGAGGACGCGTCCGCCCCTGGGCCGGGGCGCGGGCACGGCGAACCTGTCCCGTCCCCGCACCCACGCCAACCACCTCCCTCCCCACGCCCCAGGCCCGGCTGCGCGGCAACATCGCCGACCCCTCCTCTCCGGAGCTGTTGCACTTCCTTTTCGGGCCTCTGCAGATGGTGAGACCCGCCCCAGACCCTCGGGCCCCCTTGCAGCGGGAGGAATCGGGTTCGACTTGTAGAAGGTGTGGCGGCACAGCCTGCCCCTCCTGCTCCCCTGACAGATTGTGAACACGTCGGGGGGGCCGGAGTTCGCGAGCAGTGTTAGGCGGCCGCACCTGACGTCGGATGCCGTGGCGCTGCTGCGGGACAACGTCACTCCACGTGAAAACGAGCTCTGGACCTCGTTGGGGGACTCGTGGACCCGCCCCGGGTGAGGGGcggggctgggaggcagggggcATGGTGATTGGAGGAGCATAAGGCGCTGGGAGGTGGGTGGCATGATGATTGGAAAATAGGACTAGGAGGGGAGGGACGGGTTAGAGGCGTGGCTTAGTTGTGTTGGGGCGGGGCTTAGGACAGATGCCAAGATTCAATTGGAGGAAAGGCCAGGAATTAACGTGAAGGAAAGATTTAAGACCACTAGACCAATCGGATTGAAAGAAAAGGGGGGCTTAAAGGAATAGAGGGGCTACGGGGCACGGGCGGGGCTACGCGAAGGGGCGGGGCTTCTGGAAGGGTTGGTCTATAACTTTGGTGATGGGACAGAGTCTGTGCACTGCGGGCTGGGAGTTCCGCAGGGAAAGGGTCAGAACCTGAAACCGACCTTATGGAAAACCTGATTTGGAATCAGGTGAGATTTAGAGGCTGGATAAGGCAATTTTTttccagagagagagatggaTTGGGTCTCaatattttgcccaggctggtctggaactcctggcctcaagcgatcctcccatcttggcctcccaaaatgctgggattacaggcgtgagccacggtgcccggtcTAGAAATATAAATTGCTGTTGAGTTGGGCTTAGAGCTACCGGCAGGACTTGGTGAAAAGTGGCGGGGCTAGAATCGTTGGGATACAGCGAGCTTTAGGGGAAAACTTAGTGAAATTAATGACAGAACGAAGTTGGGGGCTGTACCAGGATCCCTGAGCTCTTGGCCCTGTCCCTGGCCGCAGGCTGGAGCTGCCCCCGGAAGAGGGACCCCCATACAGACCCGAGTTCTTCAGCGGCTGGGAGCCGCCGGTCACTGACCCGCAGAGCCGCGCCTGGGAGGACCCAGTTGAGAAACAGCTACAGCACGAGCGGAGGCGCCGGCAGGTGACCCAAGCGACACAGCAGGGCCGAGGCTGGGAAGTCCGGGGGCGCGGCCGGTCCGCCTGGCCCCGCCTGACCCGACTCTCTTACTTCCTACAGCAAAGCGCCCCCCAGGTCGCTGTCAATGGGTGAGTGTCCGCCCCAGGGCAGGGCAAGGGGGTCCAGGAGGGGTGCGTCCCGGGGGCTCCCGATGCTGACTCCGCcccctttttttctgtgtttttccttctgtcttcctGGCTCTTCTCAGGTGGGTGAGATGGTGATGGGGCGGGCCGGggctgggagagagggaggagcagggagggagggggtgggaCCCAGACTTCTGGGGCCAAGGGAGGAGGGAATGGAGACCCGGATTCCCGGGCCTAAGGGAGGAAAGGGGCTGGGAGTGGGTAAAGTCTGAGAGGTTGGATCCCTGGATCCCCAAAAGGCTGGAAGAAGGCAGTTTGTTTTCCCAGGGCCTGGGAAGCACCATGCCTGGGCTCCCTAGGAGGACAGAGCCCTGGATATTGGAGGGGAGAGGCTGGGGAATTGGACCTTTGGGTTTTGAAGAAGAGCCCAAGTCTGGTGCTTGGGATCCTGGAGATCCAGAGGAGCAGGCTTGGGACTTCAAGGGCTTGGGGGCAAGTTTCTGGGAAAGTTAGGAAGTGTAGTATCTCTGGGCCCCCGAGAGGGGTAAAGGCTGGACGATTAAACTCTTGGTTTTCCAGAGGCTCTAATGCAATTGTCTAAGTCGCTGCTGGGTGTCGGACTGGGTTAAAAGGTTTAAGGGTTAAAAGGATAAGATTGAAGCTTGAGGCCTGGACTCCCTGGGGGAGGAAAGAACATTCCAAGTCATGGTTCTACCAAGCAGTGGGGGCTCAGACTCTGGGTcctgggggagggaaggaggtagATGGACTAGAACTCTAGGGTCCTTGAACAAATAGAGGGCAGACTGGAGGGAAGCAACGTGGGAGGAGACGAAAACAAAGCAGCGAAGCTGGAGGAGACAAAGGGGGGTCTGGGTGAGGGCCCGAGCAGAGGGTCTCAGCAGGGACAGCGTGCTGGGAGCTGCCGGCCCCACACAGGGGGTGCCGCGGCCCTGAAGACCCCCCCTCTCCCCTGCACAGGTAGGCCTGATCCAGGCTGAGGTCCCTCTTATTGGGGGTCAGAGCTGAaatcccacccctgcccccagctgCCTGATATCGCAACCCCCCTCCCTGTTCACAGCTTCAAGTCACTTTCTCCGAGCCTCAAGTTCTTTTTTGCAGGGAAACTGGGAATAATGATAATCCGTTCCCGGAACAGTGAGAAGTCTGTGGTGTTGTAGGAACTAGCAGTTAAGGGCTCAAGGCTGTGACCAGGTTCAAGTTCAAGTCCAGCTGCCTGCAAACTAAGGCAGCATTATTCAGACCTGGGCTGCCCTGGTCCCAGGCTGGCGATGCCACTCTCTTACTCTGTGACCTttacatctctgtgcctcagcttcctcctctgtgaaaaTGGAGAAGATAATAGGGTCTCTGGGGGAGGAAGAAActgggggagagaggggagtCCAAATTCATGGTTCTACCAACGGTTGTCATAAAGATCAAATCAACTAATATACATAACAGAACAGTGCCTAGCTCACAGTAAGTGCTACAGAAGTGGTAgctattgttttttgagacagtctcactctgtcatcaggctggagtgcagtggtgagatctcagctcactgcaacttctgcctgccgggttcaagcgattctcctgcctcagcctccagaatagctgggactacaggcgcgtgccaccatgcccagctaatttgggtattttttagtagagacagggtttcaccatgttggccaggatggtctcgatctcttgacctcgtgatctgcccgcctcagcctcccaaagcgctgggattacaggtgtgagccaccgcgcccggcctagctaGTGTTTTTATTATGCTTATGAGTTATGATATATAAGCCCAGTGCCtattagatgctcaataaatgacagCTGTTTCTAGCTGTGTGATGTGGGCAAGTGATTTTCTCACTCTGAGCCTcattctcctctgtaaaatggaatcgATGGTGGGATAGTACCCACTACATATGCCTACAGCACAATGCCAAGCAACGGAGGGAGCAAAACATATTCAGGCTGTTATTCTCGTTTCAAATTTCTATTAACAGTATTAACCCGGCCCCTGCTGTGCCCCCAGCTTGGCTCTAACCCCCGCTCACACCAGCACCCTGCAGCCCAGAGCAATGGGGCTGGCTGCCTCCTTATCTCCAACCCTCCCGCTTCTCCTCAGTCACCAAGACTTGGAGCCAGAATCTGAGCCTCAGCTGGAGTCAGAGACAGCAGGAAAATGGGTCCTGTGTAATTATGACTTCCAGGCCCGCAACAGCAGTGAGCTGTCGGTCAAGCAGCGGGACGTACTGGAGGTTAGAGGAgcgggaggctgaggggcaggaaTTAGCCAGCCCTAGCTGCAGACGCAGGCTCTGAACCCTCTGTTCTTTACCACACCCAGGTCCTGGATGACAGTCGTAAGTGGTGGAAGGTTCGGGACCCAGCGGGGCAGGAGGGATATGTGCCCTACAACATCCTGACACCCCACCCCGGACCCCGGCTGCACCACAGCCAAAGCCCTGCCCGCAGCCTGGTGAGCCAGCGCAGACGCTGGGATCTTGAGGGAGGAGAGGCTGGGACCAGATCCTGAGAACAAGGGGCGTGGGGATCAGCTGTCAAGAGTGCCGGAGCAGGTGGTGACTGGGGGTTCAGAAATGCATCTCCAGAAAGGGGAGAGGCTGGGACTCTTGAGTCCTCTCCCTAACCCAGgtactctcctctccttcctttcagAACAGCACTCCTCCTCCgccaccagccccagccccggccccACCTCCAGCTCCGGCTCGGCCCCGCTGGGACAGGCCCCGCTGGGACAGCTGCGATAGCCTCAACGGCTTGGACCCCAGCGAGAAGGGTGAGTGGTGGGGACGCCGGCTGCGGGGAGCGGTCCTTATCCTTGCTTTCCAGGCAGGGAAACGGGGGCTCAGAAAGAGCAAATGGACTCCCGTCCCATTCTGGGGACGCTGGAGCGCTCCCCCACCCCGCCCTCTGGCCCCAGGACCCCTCGCCCTGAGCCCGCACTCCCTCCCTCCCGGTTTCCCGCCTGCAGAGAAATTCTCCCAGATGCTCATCGTCAACGAGGAACTGCAGGCGCGCCTGGCCCAGGGCCGCTCGGGTCCGAGCCGCACAGTCCCAGGGCTCCGCGCCCCGGAACCGCAGCTCAGCCCGGGCTCGGACGCCTCCGAGGTCCGCGCCTGGCTGCAGGCCAAGGGCTTTAGCTCCGGGTGAGTGGGGCCGGGGCCCTCTCGGCGCGGGTTGATACGGACGCTGGGAGCGGAGCGTTCCGATCGGCCGGGAGTCGGGGGGCGGCAGTCGTGGAGACCACAGGGAGCCGGGAATAGCCCGAAGTGAGGGTCTGTCTGGTAGCAACACCCAATGGCAGGCTGTGATTGCCATGTTTTTTCAGACTCCGACTGGATCCTTAGGGAAATCCCGCATCCTTCGAAAGCAGGATGCGGCCACGCCCCCCGGGTGGCAACATTGTGATTGGTGGGTGGGGTTCAGGAGGTGTCGGGCCTGCCCCCGCTAGAGCTGGAACGCTGTTCTGATTGGACCATCGCCGGGTGGGCGTGACATGATTGTCCGGGCTGGGGCCTCCGCCGACCGGCCTGACCGCGCCCGGGATGCCCTCGCTCAGGACCGTGGACGCGCTGGGTGTGCTGACCGGGGCGCAGCTTTTCTCGCTGCAGAAGGAGGAGCTGCGGGCGGTGAGCCCCGAGGAGGGGGCACGTGTGTACAGCCAGGTCACCGTGCAGCGCGCGCTGCTGGAGGTGAGCCGGACCGCTGGTCCCTAGGTCTGGGTAGGGTTGGGATGCCGAGGGCTCGGACGCCAGGACAAAGCGATTTCCACCCCGCCCTCCAGGACAAAGAGAAAGTGTCAGAGCTGGAGGCAGTGATGGAGAAGCAAAAGAAGAAGGTGGAAGGCGAAGTGGAAATGGAGGTCATTTGACCTGCCAGGCGCCCTTCGCAGAGTGACGAGGCCCCGTGGGAGAACGGACTCTTCAGACTCTCCCCAATAGCGGAAGTCGATCTTCTGAAGGATGGCCAATCTGCTCCGGCCCTGGTCTTCCCCCATCCCGGTGGACAGACTTAACGATCCTTGCTGCAGTCCCTCCGGAGAGGATCTGGactggct from Pan paniscus chromosome 20, NHGRI_mPanPan1-v2.0_pri, whole genome shotgun sequence encodes the following:
- the EPS8L1 gene encoding epidermal growth factor receptor kinase substrate 8-like protein 1 isoform X2 gives rise to the protein MSTATGPEAAPKPSAKSIYEQRKRYSTVVMADVSQYPVNHLVTFCLGEDDGVHTVEDASRKLAVMDSQGRVWAQEMLLRVSPDHVTLLDPASKEELESYPLGAIVRCDAVMPPGRSRSLLLLVCQEPERAQPDVHFFQGLRLGAELIREDIQGALHNYRSGRGERRAAALRATQEELQRDRSPAAETPPLQRRPSVRAVISTVERGAGRGRPQAKPIPEAEEAQRPEPVGTSSNADSASPDLGPRGPDLAVLQAEREVDILNHVFDDVESFVSRLQKSAEAARVLEHRERGRRTRRRAAGEGLLTLRAKPPSEAEYTDVLQKIKYAFSLLARLRGNIADPSSPELLHFLFGPLQMIVNTSGGPEFASSVRRPHLTSDAVALLRDNVTPRENELWTSLGDSWTRPGLELPPEEGPPYRPEFFSGWEPPVTDPQSRAWEDPVEKQLQHERRRRQQSAPQVAVNGHQDLEPESEPQLESETAGKWVLCNYDFQARNSSELSVKQRDVLEVLDDSRKWWKVRDPAGQEGYVPYNILTPHPGPRLHHSQSPARSLNSTPPPPPAPAPAPPPAPARPRWDRPRWDSCDSLNGLDPSEKEKFSQMLIVNEELQARLAQGRSGPSRTVPGLRAPEPQLSPGSDASEVRAWLQAKGFSSGTVDALGVLTGAQLFSLQKEELRAVSPEEGARVYSQVTVQRALLEDKEKVSELEAVMEKQKKKVEGEVEMEVI
- the EPS8L1 gene encoding epidermal growth factor receptor kinase substrate 8-like protein 1 isoform X5, which codes for MNRTWPRRVWGSSQDEAELIREDIQGALHNYRSGRGERRAAALRATQEELQRDRSPAAETPPLQRRPSVRAVISTVERGAGRGRPQAKPIPEAEEAQRPEPVGTSSNADSASPDLGPRGPDLAVLQAEREVDILNHVFDDVESFVSRLQKSAEAARVLEHRERGRRTRRRAAGEGLLTLRAKPPSEAEYTDVLQKIKYAFSLLARLRGNIADPSSPELLHFLFGPLQMIVNTSGGPEFASSVRRPHLTSDAVALLRDNVTPRENELWTSLGDSWTRPGLELPPEEGPPYRPEFFSGWEPPVTDPQSRAWEDPVEKQLQHERRRRQQSAPQVAVNGHQDLEPESEPQLESETAGKWVLCNYDFQARNSSELSVKQRDVLEVLDDSRKWWKVRDPAGQEGYVPYNILTPHPGPRLHHSQSPARSLNSTPPPPPAPAPAPPPAPARPRWDRPRWDSCDSLNGLDPSEKEKFSQMLIVNEELQARLAQGRSGPSRTVPGLRAPEPQLSPGSDASEVRAWLQAKGFSSGTVDALGVLTGAQLFSLQKEELRAVSPEEGARVYSQVTVQRALLEDKEKVSELEAVMEKQKKKVEGEVEMEVI
- the EPS8L1 gene encoding epidermal growth factor receptor kinase substrate 8-like protein 1 isoform X4; the encoded protein is MKAELIREDIQGALHNYRSGRGERRAAALRATQEELQRDRSPAAETPPLQRRPSVRAVISTVERGAGRGRPQAKPIPEAEEAQRPEPVGTSSNADSASPDLGPRGPDLAVLQAEREVDILNHVFDDVESFVSRLQKSAEAARVLEHRERGRRTRRRAAGEGLLTLRAKPPSEAEYTDVLQKIKYAFSLLARLRGNIADPSSPELLHFLFGPLQMIVNTSGGPEFASSVRRPHLTSDAVALLRDNVTPRENELWTSLGDSWTRPGLELPPEEGPPYRPEFFSGWEPPVTDPQSRAWEDPVEKQLQHERRRRQVTQATQQGRGWEVRGRGRSAWPRLTRLSYFLQQSAPQVAVNGHQDLEPESEPQLESETAGKWVLCNYDFQARNSSELSVKQRDVLEVLDDSRKWWKVRDPAGQEGYVPYNILTPHPGPRLHHSQSPARSLNSTPPPPPAPAPAPPPAPARPRWDRPRWDSCDSLNGLDPSEKEKFSQMLIVNEELQARLAQGRSGPSRTVPGLRAPEPQLSPGSDASEVRAWLQAKGFSSGTVDALGVLTGAQLFSLQKEELRAVSPEEGARVYSQVTVQRALLEDKEKVSELEAVMEKQKKKVEGEVEMEVI
- the EPS8L1 gene encoding epidermal growth factor receptor kinase substrate 8-like protein 1 isoform X1 gives rise to the protein MSTATGPEAAPKPSAKSIYEQRKRYSTVVMADVSQYPVNHLVTFCLGEDDGVHTVEDASRKLAVMDSQGRVWAQEMLLRVSPDHVTLLDPASKEELESYPLGAIVRCDAVMPPGRSRSLLLLVCQEPERAQPDVHFFQGLRLGAELIREDIQGALHNYRSGRGERRAAALRATQEELQRDRSPAAETPPLQRRPSVRAVISTVERGAGRGRPQAKPIPEAEEAQRPEPVGTSSNADSASPDLGPRGPDLAVLQAEREVDILNHVFDDVESFVSRLQKSAEAARVLEHRERGRRTRRRAAGEGLLTLRAKPPSEAEYTDVLQKIKYAFSLLARLRGNIADPSSPELLHFLFGPLQMIVNTSGGPEFASSVRRPHLTSDAVALLRDNVTPRENELWTSLGDSWTRPGLELPPEEGPPYRPEFFSGWEPPVTDPQSRAWEDPVEKQLQHERRRRQVTQATQQGRGWEVRGRGRSAWPRLTRLSYFLQQSAPQVAVNGHQDLEPESEPQLESETAGKWVLCNYDFQARNSSELSVKQRDVLEVLDDSRKWWKVRDPAGQEGYVPYNILTPHPGPRLHHSQSPARSLNSTPPPPPAPAPAPPPAPARPRWDRPRWDSCDSLNGLDPSEKEKFSQMLIVNEELQARLAQGRSGPSRTVPGLRAPEPQLSPGSDASEVRAWLQAKGFSSGTVDALGVLTGAQLFSLQKEELRAVSPEEGARVYSQVTVQRALLEDKEKVSELEAVMEKQKKKVEGEVEMEVI
- the EPS8L1 gene encoding epidermal growth factor receptor kinase substrate 8-like protein 1 isoform X6, giving the protein MKAELIREDIQGALHNYRSGRGERRAAALRATQEELQRDRSPAAETPPLQRRPSVRAVISTVERGAGRGRPQAKPIPEAEEAQRPEPVGTSSNADSASPDLGPRGPDLAVLQAEREVDILNHVFDDVESFVSRLQKSAEAARVLEHRERGRRTRRRAAGEGLLTLRAKPPSEAEYTDVLQKIKYAFSLLARLRGNIADPSSPELLHFLFGPLQMIVNTSGGPEFASSVRRPHLTSDAVALLRDNVTPRENELWTSLGDSWTRPGLELPPEEGPPYRPEFFSGWEPPVTDPQSRAWEDPVEKQLQHERRRRQQSAPQVAVNGHQDLEPESEPQLESETAGKWVLCNYDFQARNSSELSVKQRDVLEVLDDSRKWWKVRDPAGQEGYVPYNILTPHPGPRLHHSQSPARSLNSTPPPPPAPAPAPPPAPARPRWDRPRWDSCDSLNGLDPSEKEKFSQMLIVNEELQARLAQGRSGPSRTVPGLRAPEPQLSPGSDASEVRAWLQAKGFSSGTVDALGVLTGAQLFSLQKEELRAVSPEEGARVYSQVTVQRALLEDKEKVSELEAVMEKQKKKVEGEVEMEVI
- the EPS8L1 gene encoding epidermal growth factor receptor kinase substrate 8-like protein 1 isoform X3 — its product is MNRTWPRRVWGSSQDEAELIREDIQGALHNYRSGRGERRAAALRATQEELQRDRSPAAETPPLQRRPSVRAVISTVERGAGRGRPQAKPIPEAEEAQRPEPVGTSSNADSASPDLGPRGPDLAVLQAEREVDILNHVFDDVESFVSRLQKSAEAARVLEHRERGRRTRRRAAGEGLLTLRAKPPSEAEYTDVLQKIKYAFSLLARLRGNIADPSSPELLHFLFGPLQMIVNTSGGPEFASSVRRPHLTSDAVALLRDNVTPRENELWTSLGDSWTRPGLELPPEEGPPYRPEFFSGWEPPVTDPQSRAWEDPVEKQLQHERRRRQVTQATQQGRGWEVRGRGRSAWPRLTRLSYFLQQSAPQVAVNGHQDLEPESEPQLESETAGKWVLCNYDFQARNSSELSVKQRDVLEVLDDSRKWWKVRDPAGQEGYVPYNILTPHPGPRLHHSQSPARSLNSTPPPPPAPAPAPPPAPARPRWDRPRWDSCDSLNGLDPSEKEKFSQMLIVNEELQARLAQGRSGPSRTVPGLRAPEPQLSPGSDASEVRAWLQAKGFSSGTVDALGVLTGAQLFSLQKEELRAVSPEEGARVYSQVTVQRALLEDKEKVSELEAVMEKQKKKVEGEVEMEVI